The following proteins are co-located in the Rheinheimera salexigens genome:
- a CDS encoding efflux RND transporter periplasmic adaptor subunit, with product MKNKITDKTSHKIVKKIKLITLSSLFTGLAVVSTTALSYNDAALEKTPAVEQSIVLKTDHDHDSESEEVHDESGHEHGSDESKDDHAAEEKSDDGHDHGSETASKETAEEEHEEGISFSPEKMALANIKVTNLKPAIFAKSIYAPGEIKANGYTSYIVSSRTESVVISRHAILGEHVTKGQSLVTLFSESMAEAQAQYRVAYSEWQRTKKLGLGTVSESRLIASETDYISAYGRLTAFGLTKAAIKDIVKNNSSNLGEYTLVAQRSGVVLSDDFSQGQRVPAGEKIMVLADEKDLWVEARVSPNKKLSLPIGTIAKVEFAGQVHVAKVIQEAHTIDPSTRTRIVRLSVENTDDSLHSGMFVNVNFQFDTQSPVMAVPETALMRGADGDWTVFVEDHSGEFKAVEVELGQPLGNYRQIIGIEPNTRLVTKGAFFVASEIAKGGFDPHGH from the coding sequence ATGAAAAATAAAATAACTGATAAAACATCTCATAAAATAGTGAAAAAAATAAAACTCATTACCCTAAGTAGTTTATTTACTGGCTTAGCTGTCGTGTCAACTACGGCATTATCATATAACGATGCCGCTCTAGAAAAAACGCCAGCAGTAGAGCAATCCATCGTATTAAAAACTGACCATGATCATGACTCTGAAAGTGAAGAAGTGCATGACGAAAGTGGTCATGAACATGGTAGTGATGAAAGCAAAGACGACCATGCTGCGGAGGAGAAATCTGATGACGGTCATGACCATGGTAGTGAAACAGCGAGTAAAGAAACAGCTGAAGAAGAACATGAAGAAGGCATAAGTTTTAGTCCAGAAAAAATGGCACTCGCCAATATCAAAGTGACTAACTTAAAGCCGGCAATTTTTGCTAAAAGTATCTATGCACCAGGAGAAATAAAAGCGAACGGTTATACCAGTTACATTGTCTCTTCACGTACTGAATCGGTAGTGATCAGTCGTCATGCTATTTTAGGTGAACATGTGACTAAGGGTCAGTCTTTAGTTACCTTATTTAGTGAATCAATGGCCGAAGCACAAGCACAATATCGTGTTGCTTACAGTGAGTGGCAACGAACTAAAAAATTGGGCCTTGGCACCGTCAGTGAAAGCCGCCTAATAGCCAGTGAAACAGATTACATTTCAGCTTATGGTCGATTAACTGCCTTTGGTTTAACCAAAGCAGCCATTAAAGATATTGTAAAAAACAACTCATCAAATCTTGGTGAATATACCTTAGTCGCTCAGCGCTCTGGTGTGGTTTTAAGTGATGATTTCTCTCAAGGACAACGTGTGCCTGCCGGTGAAAAAATCATGGTATTGGCTGATGAAAAAGACTTATGGGTTGAAGCGCGTGTTTCGCCAAATAAAAAATTAAGTCTTCCTATTGGCACCATTGCAAAAGTTGAGTTTGCCGGGCAAGTGCATGTTGCCAAGGTCATTCAAGAAGCACATACCATTGATCCAAGTACGCGTACCCGAATCGTTAGACTGTCGGTTGAAAATACTGATGACAGTTTGCATTCAGGCATGTTTGTTAATGTAAATTTTCAGTTTGATACGCAAAGCCCTGTAATGGCAGTACCAGAAACAGCATTAATGCGTGGTGCCGATGGTGATTGGACGGTATTTGTTGAAGACCATTCTGGTGAATTTAAAGCCGTTGAAGTTGAATTAGGTCAGCCATTAGGCAATTACCGTCAAATTATCGGTATTGAGCCTAATACCCGTTTGGTAACAAAAGGTGCCTTTTTTGTTGCGTCAGAAATAGCAAAAGGCGGATTTGATCCGCACGGCCACTAG
- a CDS encoding TolC family protein encodes MKFFSAKSAGIALFIGFSASLSVSSFAFAKPTLSSDWLDRQINKHPDIVSARELMNAEFSKAQGSKLPLYNPELSTGYEREGDGNNYNIGISQTIDLWDKQAVNAAIGDKILTAASKQFTYAIEQKKAQALKALINWQLAMDKSSLAFEQEQQLETLLKIVTKRQKAGDLGQVDAELTFLNLSQMLNKTAQIQAQLTQAQAKVNELLPDWRPDTQAYPEQGLGVTNFQVAEQWLTQHPQVLASQALWQMQKSKAQYAMLETKADPTIGISAGKKDVDNVVGVTFSMPLNIRNDYQANAKAQNQQAIAAEANFRSVMRKQKYLIQASTASLISNKKYLGRWQQLMQGRGEHSAQLLQKQWQVGDLNTSDYLLALQQRAEGLYAGIELQAQFKISEVQWLLDVGQLNAATKLLN; translated from the coding sequence ATGAAATTTTTCTCAGCAAAATCTGCTGGAATCGCATTATTTATCGGCTTTTCAGCAAGTTTATCTGTTAGTAGCTTCGCTTTTGCTAAGCCAACGCTATCGAGTGACTGGCTCGATCGGCAAATCAATAAACACCCTGATATTGTCTCAGCACGTGAACTCATGAATGCTGAATTTTCCAAAGCACAGGGCAGTAAGTTACCACTTTACAACCCAGAACTATCGACAGGTTACGAGCGTGAAGGTGACGGAAATAATTACAATATTGGTATTAGCCAAACGATTGACTTGTGGGATAAGCAGGCTGTTAATGCTGCTATCGGCGATAAAATATTAACGGCGGCCAGTAAACAATTCACTTATGCGATAGAGCAGAAAAAAGCACAAGCCTTAAAAGCACTTATTAATTGGCAACTTGCCATGGATAAGTCGTCACTTGCTTTTGAACAAGAGCAACAGTTAGAAACCTTGCTTAAAATTGTAACTAAAAGGCAGAAAGCTGGCGATCTTGGTCAGGTTGATGCTGAGTTAACTTTCTTGAATTTGTCGCAAATGCTTAATAAAACGGCCCAAATACAAGCACAGTTAACACAAGCTCAAGCCAAGGTTAATGAGTTGTTGCCTGATTGGCGTCCTGATACACAAGCATATCCAGAGCAGGGCTTAGGCGTTACAAACTTTCAAGTAGCTGAGCAGTGGTTAACGCAGCACCCGCAAGTATTAGCCTCTCAAGCACTGTGGCAAATGCAAAAAAGTAAAGCTCAATATGCCATGCTTGAAACCAAAGCCGATCCTACCATTGGAATTAGTGCCGGAAAAAAGGATGTCGATAATGTTGTCGGAGTTACTTTTTCTATGCCGTTAAATATTCGTAATGATTACCAAGCTAATGCCAAAGCACAAAACCAACAAGCTATCGCCGCAGAAGCAAATTTTCGTTCAGTAATGCGTAAGCAAAAGTATTTGATACAGGCAAGTACTGCCTCACTAATCTCTAATAAAAAATACCTTGGCCGTTGGCAACAGTTAATGCAAGGACGCGGCGAACACAGCGCGCAGTTATTGCAAAAACAATGGCAAGTAGGTGATTTAAATACCTCGGATTATTTATTGGCATTACAACAAAGAGCGGAAGGTTTATACGCGGGCATTGAATTACAAGCCCAGTTCAAAATAAGCGAAGTGCAATGGCTACTCGATGTAGGCCAATTAAATGCGGCAACTAAGCTATTAAACTAA
- the merR gene encoding Hg(II)-responsive transcriptional regulator, with protein sequence MSKRTISMLAKELSVNVETIRFYERKGLIKQPPKPMQGYRHYPKETVNRIHFIKRSQELGFTLNEIEGLLALNDSPCSKVQELANKKLIAVQKKMADLLLLEHALEEHLGQCQNNDDDSHCPIIDSLQPK encoded by the coding sequence GTGTCTAAACGAACCATAAGTATGTTGGCTAAAGAACTGAGTGTAAATGTCGAAACAATTCGCTTTTATGAACGCAAAGGCTTAATTAAACAACCACCAAAGCCTATGCAGGGCTATAGACATTACCCGAAAGAAACGGTAAATAGAATACATTTTATCAAGCGTTCTCAAGAATTAGGTTTTACGCTAAATGAGATTGAAGGGTTACTTGCGTTAAACGATAGTCCATGTAGTAAAGTACAAGAATTAGCTAATAAAAAACTGATCGCAGTACAAAAAAAGATGGCTGACTTGTTGTTGTTAGAACACGCTTTGGAAGAACATTTAGGACAATGCCAAAATAATGATGACGATAGCCACTGCCCAATAATTGATTCGTTGCAACCGAAGTAA
- the merP gene encoding mercury resistance system periplasmic binding protein MerP, with product MKKLLLTALLSLSSFGAFAEVKTVTLEVPTMNCATCPITVKKSLENVDGVENAKVTYKPKLAVVSFDDTKTNINALIAATTNAGYPSNLKSENK from the coding sequence ATGAAAAAATTATTATTAACCGCACTGCTTTCACTTTCTAGTTTTGGTGCTTTTGCTGAAGTAAAAACAGTTACACTGGAAGTGCCAACGATGAACTGTGCGACATGTCCAATCACAGTTAAAAAGTCATTAGAAAATGTTGATGGCGTTGAAAATGCGAAAGTTACCTACAAGCCTAAGCTAGCTGTTGTTTCTTTTGATGACACTAAAACCAACATCAATGCATTAATTGCAGCGACTACCAACGCTGGCTACCCTTCAAATTTAAAAAGTGAAAATAAGTAA
- a CDS encoding phosphoethanolamine transferase produces the protein MKKLSFFNYSPNLLIIATVLFIIVTGNSTFFEQVNSVYPWQDNQGFIIALTLVVMSVLTIIVSFFSIIIPVRIVLSSLLLLSAMAGYYTDSFGTIIDNVMIQNIAETNIDEATDLLSFEYFLTVLLLAIVPIACLFMVKIDKSSWTKNCWLQISNTIMALGVITVSLYIFSAQFTNFFREHKPLRFYLNPIYPIYSTGFFLKDVLEQQENNEFLMVVNSANDIDKESHKKLYIVIVGETVHAGNLSINGYKRETTPLLAQRDDLISFDKFYACGTSTAISVPCMFSFDNRESFDNKKARRTQNVLDVISKAGVSVLWRDNNSSSKGVADRVEYQNFKSPELNSVCDIECRDIGMLDGLQGYIDDQEGSVLIVLHQMGNHGPAYYKRYPKDFEKFTPACQTSELSACETSEIVNAYDNAILYTDYFINETINLLEENNTNFETAMFYIGDHGESLGKNGLYLHGMPYMLAPEEQTHVPLIAWFGSSSHVDMESTVKQSKKESSHDAFSFSLLHALNISTDMSLPEKAPSPLFVMQEEE, from the coding sequence ATGAAAAAGCTGTCGTTTTTCAATTATTCGCCAAACCTCCTTATTATCGCCACCGTGCTATTTATTATAGTGACGGGCAATTCTACATTTTTTGAACAAGTTAATTCGGTATACCCGTGGCAAGATAATCAAGGTTTTATTATCGCGCTGACTCTTGTGGTAATGAGTGTATTAACCATTATTGTGTCATTTTTCAGTATTATCATTCCCGTTCGAATAGTACTGAGCAGTCTTTTACTCTTATCTGCCATGGCTGGTTATTATACCGATAGCTTTGGCACCATCATTGATAATGTAATGATTCAAAACATTGCTGAAACGAATATCGATGAAGCAACTGACTTACTGTCATTTGAGTATTTTTTAACTGTTTTGTTGTTAGCCATAGTACCTATAGCTTGCCTTTTTATGGTCAAAATAGATAAATCGTCATGGACAAAAAACTGTTGGCTACAAATAAGTAATACCATCATGGCACTTGGTGTAATTACTGTTTCACTTTATATTTTTAGTGCTCAATTCACTAATTTCTTTAGAGAACACAAGCCATTAAGATTTTACTTAAATCCTATCTATCCCATTTACTCTACGGGATTTTTCCTCAAGGACGTGCTTGAACAGCAAGAAAATAACGAATTTTTAATGGTAGTAAACTCTGCCAATGATATTGATAAAGAGTCGCATAAAAAACTCTACATTGTCATTGTCGGTGAAACTGTCCATGCGGGTAATCTTTCTATAAATGGCTATAAACGAGAAACTACACCATTATTAGCTCAAAGAGATGATTTAATTAGTTTTGATAAATTCTATGCTTGTGGCACATCAACCGCGATTTCGGTCCCTTGTATGTTTTCATTCGATAACCGAGAGTCATTTGATAATAAAAAAGCACGGCGAACACAAAACGTATTAGATGTTATTTCCAAAGCCGGGGTAAGTGTCCTTTGGCGAGACAATAACTCTAGTTCAAAAGGCGTCGCAGATCGTGTCGAATACCAAAATTTCAAATCACCTGAGCTAAATTCAGTGTGCGATATAGAGTGTCGTGACATTGGTATGTTAGACGGTTTACAGGGGTATATTGATGATCAAGAAGGTAGTGTACTCATAGTGCTTCATCAAATGGGCAACCACGGCCCGGCATATTACAAACGATACCCCAAAGACTTTGAGAAGTTCACTCCTGCCTGTCAAACAAGCGAACTCTCCGCCTGTGAAACTAGCGAAATTGTTAATGCGTATGATAATGCCATTCTCTATACCGATTACTTTATCAATGAAACCATTAATTTATTAGAAGAGAACAATACCAACTTTGAAACTGCCATGTTTTATATTGGCGATCATGGTGAATCGTTAGGTAAGAACGGACTCTACTTACATGGTATGCCTTACATGCTGGCGCCTGAAGAACAGACTCATGTACCTTTAATTGCTTGGTTCGGCTCTTCATCACACGTTGATATGGAAAGTACGGTCAAACAAAGTAAAAAAGAAAGTTCTCACGATGCTTTTTCTTTTTCTTTACTACATGCGTTAAATATCAGCACAGATATGTCATTGCCTGAAAAAGCGCCATCACCACTATTTGTTATGCAAGAGGAAGAGTAA
- a CDS encoding helix-turn-helix domain-containing protein, giving the protein MRSILSAINNMLLEILAASAYKEYRERERKQKEGIVKAQQKGLYHGRQPDLEAHDRIASFTEAGFSINKTAEAVGVSRSTVIRVRKKLKNLD; this is encoded by the coding sequence ATGAGATCAATACTTAGTGCTATTAATAATATGCTGTTAGAAATATTAGCGGCCAGTGCATATAAAGAATATCGAGAACGTGAACGTAAGCAAAAAGAAGGTATTGTAAAAGCACAGCAAAAGGGACTTTATCACGGTCGTCAGCCTGATTTAGAGGCTCATGATAGGATTGCCTCGTTTACTGAAGCTGGATTTAGTATTAATAAAACGGCTGAAGCAGTTGGAGTTAGTCGAAGTACGGTAATTAGAGTTAGAAAAAAGCTTAAAAATTTAGACTAA
- a CDS encoding mercuric transporter MerT family protein, which yields MNQKESNLPMIGGIIAALGAGVCCVGPLLLLLLGVSGSWIGNLTAFEPYRPLFIAFVVLLFGYSGWKIYRPVEECEPGTACAIPKKQQQRKVIFWLSAIVATILVTSNYWILLFA from the coding sequence ATGAATCAAAAAGAATCAAACCTTCCAATGATAGGAGGCATCATAGCAGCATTAGGCGCAGGCGTATGCTGTGTAGGTCCTTTGCTCCTGTTATTACTTGGGGTAAGTGGCTCATGGATTGGTAATTTAACTGCATTTGAACCCTATAGGCCATTATTTATCGCATTTGTAGTGTTGTTGTTTGGTTACTCAGGTTGGAAAATTTACCGTCCTGTAGAAGAGTGTGAGCCGGGAACGGCCTGTGCAATTCCTAAGAAACAGCAACAACGAAAAGTCATTTTCTGGCTGAGCGCTATAGTTGCGACAATTTTAGTGACCAGTAATTATTGGATACTTTTGTTTGCTTAA
- a CDS encoding efflux RND transporter permease subunit, which produces MFNKMIDWSINNRLLVIIALIATMAGSVMVIPKLNLDAFPDVTNVQVAVNTEAPGLAAEEVEQLITYPIEAVMYALPDVEQVRSISKTGLSGVTVVFKEGTDIYFARQLVFERLQAAKELIPQGVGTPAMGPNTSGLGQVFQYLLIADKDSGYDSMTLRSLNDWIVKLLVMPVDGVTDVLSFGGNVRQYQVNIEPSKLLSYELTQDDIVTALDNNNANVGGWYMNRGQEQLVIRGTGWFNSGEAGLADIRQVPVKTVDGTVVTIEDVAKVSLGSEIRQGAVTMTRRDAQGNIENLGEVVSGIVLKRMGANTKATIDGISARIPMINQALPEGVRFEPFYDQADLITKAVDTVVQALALAFIFIAIVLALFLMNLRATFLVLISIPISIAIALMVMSWIGLSANLMSLGGIAVAIGMLVDGSVVMVENMFKHLNRPDSTHYKNAQARTLGTDADPHDVEHDKEGIPLRLKEAGKEVARPVFFAASIILVVFTPLFSFEGVEAKLFQPMAISIILAVISAILVALFVVPALATFMFNKGVKERESFVLKPLDKLYRKGLKAAMKHTKVVIIASLLLLVGAASLIPQIGTEFVPELEEGTINLRATLAPSASLETALSVAPILEEKLMEFPEVEYTLSRIGRAEIGGDPEPVNNIEIYIGLKPVSEWTSAKNRVELQGLMEEKLEQFPGLLLNFSQPIATRVDELLSGVKAQLAIKLFGPELDMLASKGQEIEAAIKQIDGARDVALEQIAGEAQLVIKPKRQQLSRFSLSVGDVMEVVKNGIGGVSAGQIINGNERYDIYVRIEEKYRDNQEAIADLRIQSPTGAWVRLGDIATVSFESGPPQVRRDDVQRRVVIQANVQGRDMGSVVSDIRAVIDSKVDLPAGYSVVIGGQFENQQRAQQRLSVVVPLSLALIALLLYFAFGSVGQAMLILVNVPLAVIGGIFSLYISGQYLSVPSSVGFITLFGVAVLNGVVMVESINQLVKDGIDTSKAVFDGAVSRLRPVLMTAITSALGLIPMLMSNGVGAEIQRPLASVIVGGLVTATLLTLFVLPVLYAWFSKAKIKDLRD; this is translated from the coding sequence ATGTTTAATAAAATGATTGATTGGTCGATCAATAATCGACTCTTAGTAATTATCGCCCTAATTGCTACTATGGCAGGCTCTGTTATGGTGATCCCAAAACTAAATTTAGATGCTTTTCCTGATGTAACCAATGTTCAGGTAGCGGTTAATACTGAAGCACCGGGCTTAGCCGCTGAAGAAGTAGAGCAGTTAATAACCTATCCCATTGAAGCAGTAATGTATGCGTTGCCTGATGTAGAGCAAGTACGCTCTATTTCAAAAACGGGTTTATCGGGTGTTACTGTTGTCTTTAAAGAAGGCACAGACATCTACTTTGCTCGCCAGTTAGTATTTGAGCGTTTACAAGCGGCAAAAGAGTTAATTCCGCAAGGCGTGGGCACACCAGCAATGGGACCTAACACCTCAGGTTTGGGTCAAGTTTTTCAGTATTTGTTAATTGCAGATAAAGATTCTGGTTATGATTCTATGACCTTAAGGAGCTTGAACGATTGGATAGTAAAGTTATTGGTTATGCCGGTAGATGGTGTTACCGACGTCTTATCTTTTGGCGGCAACGTCAGACAGTATCAAGTCAACATTGAGCCAAGTAAATTATTATCATATGAGTTAACGCAAGACGATATTGTTACTGCACTCGATAACAACAATGCCAATGTTGGCGGTTGGTACATGAACCGTGGACAAGAGCAATTAGTTATTCGTGGCACAGGTTGGTTTAATAGTGGCGAAGCAGGTTTAGCTGATATTAGACAAGTACCGGTTAAAACGGTTGATGGTACTGTGGTGACTATCGAAGATGTAGCCAAGGTTTCGCTGGGTAGTGAAATACGCCAAGGCGCAGTTACTATGACGCGCAGAGATGCACAGGGTAACATTGAAAACTTAGGTGAAGTGGTTTCAGGTATCGTATTGAAACGTATGGGCGCAAATACTAAAGCGACAATCGACGGTATAAGTGCACGTATTCCAATGATCAACCAAGCACTACCTGAAGGCGTACGTTTTGAACCTTTCTACGATCAGGCAGATTTAATTACTAAAGCAGTTGATACTGTAGTGCAAGCATTAGCGCTGGCATTTATATTTATCGCTATCGTACTTGCTCTGTTTTTAATGAACTTACGCGCAACCTTTTTAGTGTTAATTTCAATTCCTATTTCAATCGCTATCGCCTTAATGGTGATGTCTTGGATAGGTTTATCGGCAAACTTAATGTCGTTAGGTGGTATCGCTGTTGCTATTGGTATGTTGGTTGATGGCTCTGTTGTGATGGTTGAAAACATGTTCAAACACCTTAATAGACCTGATTCAACACATTACAAAAATGCGCAAGCGAGAACGTTAGGCACAGATGCTGATCCCCACGATGTAGAACATGATAAAGAAGGCATTCCTCTACGATTAAAAGAAGCAGGAAAAGAAGTTGCACGCCCGGTATTTTTTGCTGCCTCTATTATTTTAGTGGTATTTACACCGTTATTTAGCTTTGAAGGAGTGGAAGCTAAATTGTTCCAGCCGATGGCTATCAGTATTATTTTAGCGGTTATTTCGGCTATTTTAGTGGCACTGTTTGTGGTTCCAGCCTTAGCAACCTTTATGTTTAATAAAGGCGTTAAAGAAAGAGAAAGTTTTGTCTTAAAACCATTAGATAAGCTTTATCGAAAAGGCCTCAAAGCCGCGATGAAACACACGAAAGTAGTTATTATTGCTTCATTATTGTTACTTGTGGGTGCAGCATCTTTAATACCTCAAATAGGGACTGAATTTGTACCAGAATTAGAAGAGGGTACCATTAACCTAAGAGCAACATTAGCGCCATCAGCAAGTTTAGAAACAGCCTTGTCGGTTGCTCCAATTCTTGAAGAAAAGTTAATGGAGTTCCCCGAAGTTGAATATACCCTAAGTCGAATTGGACGTGCTGAAATCGGCGGTGATCCTGAACCAGTTAATAACATCGAAATTTACATTGGCTTAAAACCTGTTTCAGAATGGACAAGTGCCAAAAATCGCGTTGAATTACAAGGTTTAATGGAAGAGAAACTTGAGCAATTCCCAGGGTTATTACTTAACTTTTCACAGCCCATAGCGACTCGTGTAGATGAATTACTGTCAGGAGTTAAAGCGCAACTTGCCATTAAATTGTTTGGACCAGAATTAGATATGTTGGCGAGCAAAGGTCAAGAAATTGAAGCGGCAATCAAACAAATTGATGGCGCAAGAGATGTAGCCTTAGAGCAAATCGCTGGTGAAGCACAGTTAGTGATTAAACCGAAAAGACAGCAATTGTCACGTTTTAGTTTGTCAGTTGGCGATGTCATGGAAGTGGTTAAAAACGGTATCGGTGGCGTTAGCGCTGGCCAAATAATCAATGGTAATGAACGTTATGATATTTATGTTCGCATTGAAGAAAAATACCGTGATAACCAAGAAGCTATTGCAGATCTGAGAATACAATCACCTACGGGTGCTTGGGTACGTTTAGGCGATATTGCTACCGTCAGTTTTGAATCTGGCCCACCACAAGTGCGACGTGATGATGTACAGCGACGCGTGGTAATTCAAGCCAATGTTCAAGGTCGAGACATGGGAAGTGTTGTTAGCGACATTCGTGCAGTTATTGATAGCAAAGTAGATTTACCTGCAGGTTATTCTGTAGTGATTGGTGGTCAATTTGAAAACCAACAACGTGCGCAGCAGCGACTATCAGTGGTAGTGCCTCTATCATTGGCACTAATTGCCTTGCTACTTTATTTCGCCTTTGGCTCTGTTGGTCAAGCGATGCTTATTTTAGTGAATGTACCCTTGGCCGTTATAGGTGGTATTTTCTCACTGTATATTTCAGGTCAATACTTGTCAGTGCCAAGTTCAGTCGGCTTTATCACTTTGTTTGGTGTCGCCGTGCTTAATGGTGTAGTCATGGTAGAAAGCATTAACCAGCTGGTAAAAGATGGTATAGACACCTCAAAAGCTGTTTTTGATGGGGCAGTATCTCGTTTACGTCCAGTATTAATGACCGCCATTACTTCTGCGTTAGGTTTAATTCCAATGCTGATGTCCAATGGAGTTGGCGCTGAAATTCAACGACCACTGGCGAGTGTTATTGTTGGCGGTTTGGTTACTGCAACGTTACTCACCTTGTTTGTGTTACCGGTTTTATATGCTTGGTTCTCAAAAGCCAAAATCAAAGATCTTAGAGACTAA
- the merA gene encoding mercury(II) reductase — MSTNSCCSSNDIQPEQLHVAIIGSGSGAFACAIKAAEGGARVTIIEGADVIGGCCVNVGCVPSKILIRAAQLAHQQRTNPFDGLENIQPQLSRSLLAHQQNARVEELRDAKYQRILESNPALSLLKGYARFKNQNTLLVHKSDGCEEELVADRILIATGSTPSIPPIKGLVDTPYWTSTEALFAEELPSSLVVIGSSVVALEIAQAYARLGSRVTILARHTLLYAEDPLLGEKLAECFEKEGIRVLNNTQASHVSYDSNGFSLETNEGTLIAEKLLISTGRHANTGKLGLENVGVETDKSGAIVVNSMMETSTANIYAAGDCSNMPQFVYVAAAAGSRAGINMTGGNAQLDLSTMPAVIFTDPQVATVGLTEVQASAVGINTISRVLDMENVPRALANFETDGFIKLVAEESTGKLIGAQILAHEGGELIQSAALAIHNKMTVEELAGQLFPYLTMVEGLKLCAQTFSKDVKELSCCAG, encoded by the coding sequence ATGTCAACGAATAGTTGTTGCTCGTCAAATGACATCCAGCCAGAACAATTACATGTAGCCATTATTGGTAGTGGTTCAGGGGCCTTTGCCTGTGCGATTAAAGCAGCAGAAGGCGGAGCAAGAGTTACTATCATTGAAGGAGCCGATGTAATCGGAGGTTGCTGTGTAAATGTCGGCTGTGTTCCTTCAAAAATATTGATCCGTGCTGCGCAATTAGCGCATCAGCAACGTACTAACCCGTTTGATGGTTTAGAAAATATTCAGCCACAACTTAGCCGCTCCTTATTAGCACATCAGCAAAACGCTCGCGTCGAAGAACTACGCGATGCTAAATATCAACGTATTTTAGAGAGTAATCCCGCGCTATCTTTACTTAAAGGTTATGCACGTTTTAAAAATCAAAATACCTTGCTAGTTCACAAGTCTGATGGTTGTGAAGAAGAGCTGGTTGCAGATCGCATTTTAATTGCAACAGGCTCTACACCAAGCATTCCGCCAATTAAGGGTTTAGTTGATACACCTTATTGGACATCAACAGAAGCCTTATTTGCAGAAGAGTTACCGAGTAGTCTAGTTGTCATCGGCTCCTCCGTTGTTGCTCTGGAAATTGCGCAAGCTTATGCCCGTTTAGGTAGCCGTGTGACAATTCTAGCCAGACATACCCTTTTATATGCTGAAGATCCGTTATTAGGTGAAAAACTGGCAGAGTGCTTTGAAAAAGAAGGTATTAGGGTACTTAATAATACGCAAGCAAGTCATGTTTCTTATGATAGCAATGGTTTTTCATTGGAAACTAACGAAGGAACATTAATCGCTGAAAAATTGCTTATCTCTACGGGTCGCCATGCAAATACTGGAAAGCTTGGTTTAGAAAATGTTGGTGTTGAAACAGATAAAAGTGGTGCCATTGTTGTTAATAGTATGATGGAAACATCAACAGCTAACATTTATGCCGCTGGAGATTGCTCCAATATGCCACAATTTGTTTATGTTGCTGCTGCTGCCGGAAGTAGGGCTGGAATTAATATGACAGGTGGAAATGCGCAACTCGACTTATCTACCATGCCTGCTGTTATATTCACCGACCCACAAGTTGCTACGGTAGGTCTAACCGAAGTACAAGCTTCAGCGGTAGGAATAAATACGATAAGTCGTGTACTTGATATGGAAAACGTACCAAGAGCTTTAGCAAATTTTGAAACGGATGGTTTTATCAAGTTGGTAGCTGAAGAATCCACGGGAAAACTGATAGGCGCACAAATTTTAGCCCATGAAGGCGGAGAACTGATTCAAAGTGCGGCTCTTGCTATTCATAATAAAATGACAGTCGAAGAATTGGCAGGTCAACTATTTCCGTATTTGACGATGGTTGAAGGATTGAAGTTATGCGCTCAAACCTTTAGCAAAGACGTTAAAGAGCTATCTTGCTGCGCAGGGTAA
- the merC gene encoding organomercurial transporter MerC — protein MFSPLELVTRIGDKAGSIGALVSAMGCAMCFPAIASLGAAIGMGFLSQWEGVFINTLLPLFAVLALAMNILGWFSHRQWHRSFIGSIGPILVLLSLYPWFQYGWSSYVTYTGLGLMVAVSIWDMVSPANKHCDDETCTA, from the coding sequence ATGTTTAGCCCCTTAGAACTAGTTACGCGTATCGGAGATAAAGCAGGCTCTATAGGTGCACTTGTTTCGGCAATGGGATGCGCCATGTGTTTTCCCGCGATAGCTAGTCTTGGTGCGGCAATTGGGATGGGATTTCTTAGTCAGTGGGAAGGGGTATTTATCAATACGTTGTTACCACTGTTTGCAGTATTAGCGCTGGCAATGAATATCTTAGGCTGGTTTAGCCATCGTCAATGGCACCGTAGTTTTATCGGTTCAATTGGCCCCATTTTGGTTTTACTCTCTTTATACCCTTGGTTCCAGTACGGGTGGAGTTCATACGTTACTTATACGGGGCTAGGACTAATGGTTGCTGTATCAATTTGGGACATGGTTTCTCCTGCGAATAAACACTGTGATGATGAAACTTGTACCGCTTAA